A genomic segment from Flexistipes sp. encodes:
- a CDS encoding aminotransferase-like domain-containing protein: protein MTEMFSNRMAGIPRSFIREILKTAQETDIISFAGGLPDSNLFPADELVIATNKAFETSGRNIFQYAASEGCEQLRSYLADFCRNRKGVAVKKENILITNGSQQALDLLGKVFLNEGDDVVIEEPGYLGVIQALSMYMPEFHPVPVSNEGMDADRLKILINERHPKLLYVNPNFQNPSGITYSDNNRKEIAGLINSKETFLIEDDPYGELRFRGNDKLSFKKLLPERTVLLGSFSKSIVPGFRLGWMAAPEEVIEKLVIAKQASDLHTSHFTQKIIYQYLKNNDMDKHIQKITKVYAQKCQKMIECIKKYFPMSVFHTIPEGGMFIWVQLPVSLKAIELFDEAYKNKVIFIPGDPFYLKRKYINTFRLNFTCVTEDEIETGIRKIGKAINNLINFKKEDRDERSFNFNGSVQFGDR, encoded by the coding sequence ATGACTGAAATGTTTTCCAATAGAATGGCCGGTATTCCTCGATCATTTATACGGGAAATTCTTAAAACAGCCCAGGAAACTGATATAATATCTTTTGCAGGAGGCCTGCCGGATAGCAATTTATTTCCAGCCGATGAACTTGTAATTGCCACCAACAAAGCTTTTGAAACATCCGGACGTAACATCTTTCAATATGCCGCTTCAGAAGGTTGTGAGCAGCTGCGTAGTTATCTTGCTGATTTTTGCCGAAACAGAAAAGGGGTTGCAGTTAAAAAGGAAAATATCTTAATCACAAACGGCTCTCAGCAGGCTTTGGATCTTTTGGGAAAGGTTTTCTTGAATGAGGGTGATGACGTTGTTATTGAAGAGCCGGGGTATCTCGGAGTTATTCAGGCCTTATCCATGTATATGCCGGAATTTCATCCGGTACCCGTTTCGAATGAAGGAATGGATGCTGACAGGTTGAAAATATTAATTAATGAAAGACACCCCAAACTGCTATATGTAAATCCTAACTTTCAAAATCCTTCCGGTATTACCTATAGTGATAACAACAGAAAAGAAATTGCTGGATTAATAAACAGTAAAGAGACTTTTCTGATTGAAGATGATCCTTATGGAGAGCTGAGGTTTAGAGGAAACGATAAATTATCATTTAAGAAACTTTTACCGGAGAGGACTGTTTTACTGGGATCTTTTTCAAAATCTATCGTTCCGGGGTTTCGTTTAGGCTGGATGGCTGCTCCTGAGGAGGTAATTGAGAAACTTGTTATTGCAAAACAGGCTTCCGACCTACATACGTCCCATTTCACCCAAAAAATAATTTACCAGTATCTGAAAAATAATGACATGGACAAGCATATTCAGAAAATTACAAAAGTCTACGCACAAAAATGCCAAAAAATGATTGAGTGTATTAAAAAATATTTTCCAATGAGTGTTTTTCACACAATTCCGGAAGGAGGAATGTTCATCTGGGTTCAACTACCTGTAAGTTTAAAAGCTATTGAACTGTTTGATGAAGCTTATAAAAATAAGGTTATTTTTATTCCCGGAGATCCTTTTTATCTAAAACGTAAGTATATTAATACGTTTCGACTGAATTTTACCTGTGTTACCGAAGATGAAATTGAAACAGGTATCCGAAAAATCGGAAAGGCAATTAATAATTTAATAAACTTTAAAAAGGAGGACAGAGATGAAAGAAGTTTTAATTTTAATGGCTCAGTACAATTTGGAGACAGATGA